The sequence GCTGGAATGAGAGTATCTGAGGCATCACCTGGAGCCAGGTGCCAAGGTCGAGGTGAGTCCTAGCTCCTGATCAATGACTAATGTTTTTACAAACCCCCAAAATTCTTCAGAAAATACCGATAAAACGCTATTTTGCGTTACCGACGTGGGTCGGGTGGAAATGTGGAAAACATTATCGGAAAGAAATCCCTAAAAGTCAATATCTGGCGTGGCACGGCATATTTCCTGGGAGATAGCGGCCCCGTggccccccctctagctctgccAGTGAACCACTGGCAAGTTACTCAACCATCTGACGCACGACCTGCCGCTGTCCAAACTTTGTCAAGCAAACAGATCACTACCATGGGTGGCCGGCAAGTCACGCGTCATTCAGCAGCCAGTCCAGATCCGTCGTCAGGGCCTTTAATGTGACTTCCTGCGGCCTGGGAACTGACACACCTGTGCAGGTGTGGGCTCATCTTTGGCCGGGAGACGCTCCCTTCCTCAAAGGCAATGAGATAGCTACTTTGTAATCACGCTCGATGAAAGCAACAAGGCCTGGCTGTAATTAGGCTCCTCATTGCGACGTCCTTCCTTGTATTTAGCGGCTTGCGTGATCCCCGGCGAGGCTTGCCAGCGCTGCTGTTGGGCTTTATGCCAATGCTGACttggcacatttgttttttattttgtcccaACTGGAGCCTGAAAATCAAATTCATTTCTGGCTGTCCTATTTCGATTTCATTTCAGTTTTGTGGTCCCCATTGACATCAGCATGCTTTATTTCCGATGGTAACAAAGAACAATCGAAAACTCATCTGTGGGTGATGTCACGTCACTGCCTACAAGCACACATGGTCGATATTCCCCTTCCGTAGGGTTATCTGTATAAAAGGCGCAGGTGGCGGATTAAAAGCTATTTTCTCTTCCAGACACAACAGAGCTGCGTATCACATTGAAGGGTGTTTACGGTGTTGCTTTATGTAAGCCACAGTCAGCTGCTTTGCGTCACATTTAAACCAGACAGACTTTAAAACTGCTGTTTATCTCGGCACACTGTCTGATTATGCTAAAAACAAATGTAGGGGATTTGTGATCaaaattaaaatagaaaaatcCACATTTGAAATGGCTTCAGGAAGTCAGCAATGAATCAGCCACTACAACAATTTTCTCTCTTcagaaatgcaaataaatttgaCATCTTAACTTGTCTTAACTTATCTTAACATCTCAAAAAACATTTgcgtattttattatttttaattaattgaagACAATTGTACATTTGAAACTTGACGGCtaagaaaaacaatattttagCATTAAAAACATCCATTGTGTCTATTGTTCTAATCAACTTTGATTCTCCTTCAGGTTCCATTTTGCCCCAGTGTCCAGCGGCCAGTCCTTTTGCGCAGTTGATTTACAAGAACATCAGCGTTCCGGTCTACACCACACTGAAAGGGGTGAGTCAGCCCTTCTGCCTTTTAATAGCACAAATAATTGACGTGTCAAACTGAATAGTGTGCCTCCATCTAGTGGCCAACAGTGGAATTACACCGAAAATAAAGGCTGAACTAAATAGTTACATTAACTATATTAGAATTATACAGAAAATACAGAGTTGTGGAAACttggaaatttcaaaaaacttCAGAGAAAATGTAATAATATTGTCACTTTTGCGTGTGCTTAGAAAGCCACTCAGATCAGCGCTGTGCCTCTGCGGGACAACGACGACTCGGGTTCAGAGGACGACAGCGGCTCCCTGGCCAGCTTGCGGACCTCTGTGCTGAGTCCAGACAAGCGGGCCGGCGTTCCCGGCAGCCCTCGTGCTGTCAAGAGAGGTACGAGGAGTCCTGCTTCACCACGCCGAGCGATGCATTTCATTGGACATTCCTTCCAGGTGTCTCCATGTCCTCCATCAGCTCGGAGAGCGACTACGCTATCCCGCCTGACGCCTGCTCCCTGGACAGCGACTACTCGGAACCAGAGCACAAAGTCCAGAGGACCTCTTCTTACTCTTGTGAGAGCACAGGGCCCGTGAGTATACTATCTTGTTATTCTTTCATTACTCAGTTTGGTGTCTTGCTACATGTCAACTACTCACGTGTTAGCATTCAGCAAAACACGTACTTGAATGATGTGTTGCGTTCAGGAGACGCTGGAGAAATCTGGCTACCTGTTGAAGATGAGCAGTCAGGTGAAGGCGTGGAAGCGGCGCTGGTTCATCCTCAGGAACGGCGAGATTCTCTACTACAAGACACCCGTGAGTAGGCATCTCTGCGTACTCAAAACCTTACTCAAGACCTTTCATATGAATATCTGCGCATGTGTGGCGCTTCTAGAGCGACGTCATCAGGAAACCTCAAGGTCAGATTGAGCTCAACTCGTCTTGCCGAATCGTCCGTGAAGAAGGAGCGCAAACCTTTCAAGTAAGCTTCCTCGCGCTACTTCGTTTCCGGATTGTGTACTGTACATTTGTTTGCATTTCGGTCCTGAGGTGCCCCAAAACAtgccacatttttttcccctgacaTTTTTTTAGTTGATCACAGAGAAAAAGACTTTCTACCTGACGGCGGATTCGCCTAACATCCTGGAGGAGTGGATCCGGGTCTTGCAGAACATCTTGAAAGTTCAGGCCAGCAGCCCAGTCAGCGTGGGGCCCACCTATGACAAGCCCACTGTGACAGGCTGGCTCACTAAGGTAAGCGCCACCACGATGCTGTACAATGCTTTTGAACGGGAAATAAATCCTTCATGCGCTCACATAGAAAAGttggggggagaaaaaatgaaaattgaaatgaaatttattttttcttctttctcccCAGGTCAAACATGGGCGTTCCAAGCTGGTGTGGTGTTCTTTGGTCGGAAAGGTCTTCTACTACTATCGCAACCAAGAAGATAAAGTAAATGATAAGCACTTTATTTACAATTAAGCTAGTTAGCAACTAGCAAGCTAAGCTAACAGTCCTCAGTGACTAGAAATGGTGAAACTAACAGCAGCATATGGTTGGTTTTGAAATTGTAAGGGCCACGCTAgtttgctaacatgctaacaatcTTTTGGCTAAACTTGTGTGGTTCTTGGGCAACTTGTGGTTGTTGGTCTTGAAAATGCTAAACTAGCTAGGAGTTAATATGCTAGGAGTATAATTTTATTGAGTTAAATCTTGAAATAATGGCGTCCACTTTTCAGCTGCCACTGGGCCAGCTGCAATTGCGCTCGGCGTCCGTCCAGGAAGTGGACCGCTCGTGCGACTCGGATGAGGACTACGAGGCAGGCCTTGGCGGCGGCTTCCTTTCGTCACATTGCACCCTGGTGGTGAAGCCCGGCGACCAGAGCCCCTCATACCTCCTCGTCGGCACCAAACAGGAAAAGGTCAGTTAGCCAATTCTAAGAAGCTTCCTAATGCTAACGCCGACTTCATGGACAGGATGCGTGGCTGTACCACTTGAGCGTGGCAGCGGGAAGCGGCGCCAACTTGAAGGTGGGCACAGAGTGCGAGCAGCTTATCGGTAGACTGTTGGATGCAGATGGAGACACAGGTGACTGACACGCAAATTGATAAGCTATCACATTGGaggtttgggatttttttttcagactaCAACCTTTGTAAATGTTTGGTCTTGTTCCATCAAATCTTCTTGAAGCCGAGCAAATCGCGTTGCTTCAGTAACACAAAATACTTTGCACAATTCTCACTTGTTGCTATAAATGGAGAGACGTTGAGTCAGCACCGAGCTATTTTGATGTGTGTGTCTAAAGCCGGTAGACGGTGTTAACAACCGTCTCTCACTCGCTCGTCGCATCAGCTGCTGAGTGTTGACGGccgattgttgtttttgttttgttttcccagaaAGCAGCCTGTGGCAGAGTGATGCTTTGAGCTTCTCCAAGGAAGGTCTCCGCTCGCCGCTCACCACGCTGCCCTCGGACGCCCTACAGACGGAAGCTCTCAAGCTCTTCAAGGTCCAGTTTCTCACACATATCAATTATTATGTTCATCAagttaaaacacacaaaaaatatataaaatcaaTTCACAATACATATCAATAAAGCTgctaatatatatatgtgtatgtatgtatgtatagttTTTCTATAGCAAGATACTCCTGCTAGAAAAATGGCTGCACTTTGCTGCTCCCTGCTGGAGGCAGCAATCCTTATTTCATCTTGCGTGTGCAGTCATGCCAGCTGTTCATCAACGTGCTGGTGGAGTCTCCGTGCGTGGACTACCACACGTCGTTGGCACAGAACGCCCTGCAAGTGTGCCTGTCGCACCAGGAGCTCCACAACGAGATGTTCTGCCAGCTCATCAAGCAGACCAACCGCCGCACGACGCACGACTACTCTGTCACGCAGGTTTGACGATTTATCGTCgccatcttcttcttctcctcctcagaTATTCaccacttttgtttgttttgtcagtGCTGGCAGCTGCTGTCGTTGTGTGTGGCGCTCTTCCTCCCCCAGCAGCACTTCCTGTGGTACCTCAGGCAGCACCTGCACCGAAACGCTGACCCCAGGTGAGCCCGTCCTTCCTTTCGCCGCCATCCGATGGAAGCAACTCTGAGAGATTGTTCTACATTCCGTCCCCCCCGCTCGCAGTAGCGACGTGGGCAAGTACGCCGTGTACTGTCAGCGCTCAGTCGAGCGGACGCTGCGCAACGGCGAGCGGGAGGCCAGACCATCACGCATGGAGATCGTCTCCATCCTGCTGAGGAACCCCTACCACCATTCCCTGCCCTTCAGCATCCCGGTGCACTTTATGAACAACACGTACCAAGTTGTGGGTTTTGATGGCTCCACCACCGTGGACGAGTTCCTCAACACGCTGAACCAGAGGATCGGCATGCGGAGCCCGCAGCTGTCCGGCTTTGCGCTCTTTACCGACGACCCGTCCGGAAAAGACCTGGAGCACTGCTTGCTGCCCCCCGCTAAGGCATGCTCAACTTCCTGAAAATACAACAGCTTCAAATGGATCTTGTTAAAccacattcttttcttttcttccagaTTTGCGATGTTATTTCCAAGTGGGAGCAGGCCCTGAAGGAGCAACACCCAGCGAAGAACGAGGGAACGCGGATTGTACGGTTGACTTACAAGAACAGGTAGCACATTTCCAATACAAAGGTTGTATCATGCACAGTGAATGCTATTGGTAACAAATTAATAGAATGTAATATGTTACAAAAGAAAGAAACtgaatttattttgaataaatacaagtgaaaatgttttttctttttttttaaattcatagcTAAATAGAATCAAATTATATAATTTTCCAAGATAAGAAATATGTAGCTCTAGAATCTTGACCTTGCATCCAGTTGTGGATGTAAACATGGCTGTGGCATGGAAACAGAAGTTCCGAACCTTCAGGGTTGTGCCCTTCCCTCCCCTGCAGGCTTTGCTTCCGCTCTCAAGTCAAAGGCGAGACGGAGGGCGAGCGCCTCCTGTTGGCTTACCAGGTGAACGACAACGTGCAGCAGGGCTATTTCCCCGTCAACAAGGAACTGGCGCTGGAGGTGGCTGCCCTCATGGCGCAGGTACACCCATACTCATCACGTCTTTTTGAATGATGCCTGAATAAGGAAGAaacttttggcaaatgatattttAAAGGTTGAGCACGGCGATCTGGAGCGAGCGCCCTCCTCACCCGCCTCCTCCCCTCAAGCCAAGTCTCAGTTGATGCTCCTGCAGGCATTAGAGCGCTTCTACCCCAAACGTTACAAACACAACTGCAGCGCCGAGCAGCTCAAGTCAGTCTGACACGTCACCGGATATTTCATTAACTACAccaatttaaaatgaaatatataaCAATTGAGTAAAAGTAATAATCGCATTTAAGACTTTTTATACCAAGCATGCACATATTCTTAGTTATCAGTGATTTGTTTCCAGCTTTCCTCTCTGTGCCGGTTTAATAAATTAGTAGTCATGATTTGAGTGTGCATATCACAATGATGTTTTCAGGGAGCTGAGCGAGCGTCTGTCGGCCAAGTGGTCCGCGCTACGTGGCTGCAGCGCGACCGAGTGTGTGAGAATTTACCTGACGGTGGCGCGCAGGTCGCTGTTGTTTGGGGCCAAACTCTTCAACGTCAAGGTAGCGCTGGCACAtacttttaaaacaaaacattttgggtTTTGCTCACttttaacgtttttttttttttttgcaggccgtGCCGCCCGCCCCTCACGAACAGGCCTGGGTGGCGGTCAACGAGGACGGGCTATGCGTGCTGGACTACGCTATGGTCACTTTCTAATATCAGGAAAATCACCAGCCCAACGGAGGAGCTCGCAAATTAACACcactgtttttatttctatttgtatATTAGCACACACTGTCCTCATACGCCTACCAGTCGATAATCACCTTTGGCGGCTGCTGTGACGACTTCATGGTGGTCGCCAGCCAGCAGAAGGAGCCGGGAGGCGAGACCAAGGGCGTGACCAAGCTGCTGTTCGCCATGACCAGACCAAAAGTAACCTGTTATGACGTAGACAGCGGCGCCGCTTCTAAACAATATCCGTGACAGCTTCTTTAACCGCCCTCAGATCCTGGAACTGACTCTGCTCATGGCCAGCTATATGAACCACCGGACCCCGGCTGCCCCTTGCGTCTCAAAGCAGCAGTGGGACGTCGACGCTCGCCACTTTCCCGCCATGAACTACACCACCCAGGTCCCCACGCTACTCTGACCACCGTGGCGAAGAGTGCCTCGCTCAAAttgcttttctttgtttttaaccaGATACCTAATGAAGATATGTCACAAAGGTACAATCATTAggtaagctagctagctagcttggaTTAATTAACATTTTTCTCACTGCACGGTATCAACTTAGCTTGAAATTCTGATGCAAGAGTAGCTTCTATGAGGTACTATTTCTTTGTCTATGTTCTTTCTTGGTCACCCGTGGTATTGGGGGCTTAGACTGAAGAAAATTCTCAAAAACGCTAAACTTTTTGAATTAATGTTGTAATTTAAGAACACTTGTTTGTCAGTTACTGTTTGTGTGTCCCATGAAAATAAAGCGGTACAGTTGGCAAAATACACTCTCATTTTGTGTGTCCAGTTTCAGCTCAGTCATTTACAGATAGATGTACTTACAAAAAATGATGTCATCCACCTGACGCATTATCTTTTATG is a genomic window of Syngnathus typhle isolate RoL2023-S1 ecotype Sweden linkage group LG16, RoL_Styp_1.0, whole genome shotgun sequence containing:
- the plekhh1 gene encoding pleckstrin homology domain-containing family H member 1 isoform X2, with translation MADVMESGSGGGVAGAPGVDWQKRCAALEMQLLRFRIQAGKIRELLGEKMQELEQRAIEADQRAESAEKQIHNMEEKLKSSNIHSCESESLVYRKYQDLMARVQAKDATIKKLEIQLEKQILVRAQEAKIIEEKAAKIKDWVKMKLQEMEQENQHLKQAKSKQTEQIALLQDKLQALLEKTATSPAGSPKSELRLAPKSPAVPRSPSTNNPFPNPAQSGASMTLPKIRTPLTPRDSIQLVKKHLSQPQHNLDRLHQLVSIDIMTPSSTCSTLTTSASPVSQPVEETDIDDTLLDSMDGVVEGSESERDGVPHVGLAEELERLDPDVVKPPTPPLRRFPSWESRIYAVAKAGMRVSEASPGARCQGRGSILPQCPAASPFAQLIYKNISVPVYTTLKGKATQISAVPLRDNDDSGSEDDSGSLASLRTSVLSPDKRAGVPGSPRAVKRGVSMSSISSESDYAIPPDACSLDSDYSEPEHKVQRTSSYSCESTGPETLEKSGYLLKMSSQVKAWKRRWFILRNGEILYYKTPSDVIRKPQGQIELNSSCRIVREEGAQTFQLITEKKTFYLTADSPNILEEWIRVLQNILKVQASSPVSVGPTYDKPTVTGWLTKVKHGRSKLVWCSLVGKVFYYYRNQEDKLPLGQLQLRSASVQEVDRSCDSDEDYEAGLGGGFLSSHCTLVVKPGDQSPSYLLVGTKQEKDAWLYHLSVAAGSGANLKVGTECEQLIGRLLDADGDTESSLWQSDALSFSKEGLRSPLTTLPSDALQTEALKLFKSCQLFINVLVESPCVDYHTSLAQNALQVCLSHQELHNEMFCQLIKQTNRRTTHDYSVTQCWQLLSLCVALFLPQQHFLWYLRQHLHRNADPSSDVGKYAVYCQRSVERTLRNGEREARPSRMEIVSILLRNPYHHSLPFSIPVHFMNNTYQVVGFDGSTTVDEFLNTLNQRIGMRSPQLSGFALFTDDPSGKDLEHCLLPPAKICDVISKWEQALKEQHPAKNEGTRIVRLTYKNRLCFRSQVKGETEGERLLLAYQVNDNVQQGYFPVNKELALEVAALMAQVEHGDLERAPSSPASSPQAKSQLMLLQALERFYPKRYKHNCSAEQLKELSERLSAKWSALRGCSATECVRIYLTVARRSLLFGAKLFNVKAVPPAPHEQAWVAVNEDGLCVLDYAMHTLSSYAYQSIITFGGCCDDFMVVASQQKEPGGETKGVTKLLFAMTRPKILELTLLMASYMNHRTPAAPCVSKQQWDVDARHFPAMNYTTQVPTLL
- the plekhh1 gene encoding pleckstrin homology domain-containing family H member 1 isoform X1, producing MNEWTKEIAVDAVSVALWVESTSKKSEKIVDMADVMESGSGGGVAGAPGVDWQKRCAALEMQLLRFRIQAGKIRELLGEKMQELEQRAIEADQRAESAEKQIHNMEEKLKSSNIHSCESESLVYRKYQDLMARVQAKDATIKKLEIQLEKQILVRAQEAKIIEEKAAKIKDWVKMKLQEMEQENQHLKQAKSKQTEQIALLQDKLQALLEKTATSPAGSPKSELRLAPKSPAVPRSPSTNNPFPNPAQSGASMTLPKIRTPLTPRDSIQLVKKHLSQPQHNLDRLHQLVSIDIMTPSSTCSTLTTSASPVSQPVEETDIDDTLLDSMDGVVEGSESERDGVPHVGLAEELERLDPDVVKPPTPPLRRFPSWESRIYAVAKAGMRVSEASPGARCQGRGSILPQCPAASPFAQLIYKNISVPVYTTLKGKATQISAVPLRDNDDSGSEDDSGSLASLRTSVLSPDKRAGVPGSPRAVKRGVSMSSISSESDYAIPPDACSLDSDYSEPEHKVQRTSSYSCESTGPETLEKSGYLLKMSSQVKAWKRRWFILRNGEILYYKTPSDVIRKPQGQIELNSSCRIVREEGAQTFQLITEKKTFYLTADSPNILEEWIRVLQNILKVQASSPVSVGPTYDKPTVTGWLTKVKHGRSKLVWCSLVGKVFYYYRNQEDKLPLGQLQLRSASVQEVDRSCDSDEDYEAGLGGGFLSSHCTLVVKPGDQSPSYLLVGTKQEKDAWLYHLSVAAGSGANLKVGTECEQLIGRLLDADGDTESSLWQSDALSFSKEGLRSPLTTLPSDALQTEALKLFKSCQLFINVLVESPCVDYHTSLAQNALQVCLSHQELHNEMFCQLIKQTNRRTTHDYSVTQCWQLLSLCVALFLPQQHFLWYLRQHLHRNADPSSDVGKYAVYCQRSVERTLRNGEREARPSRMEIVSILLRNPYHHSLPFSIPVHFMNNTYQVVGFDGSTTVDEFLNTLNQRIGMRSPQLSGFALFTDDPSGKDLEHCLLPPAKICDVISKWEQALKEQHPAKNEGTRIVRLTYKNRLCFRSQVKGETEGERLLLAYQVNDNVQQGYFPVNKELALEVAALMAQVEHGDLERAPSSPASSPQAKSQLMLLQALERFYPKRYKHNCSAEQLKELSERLSAKWSALRGCSATECVRIYLTVARRSLLFGAKLFNVKAVPPAPHEQAWVAVNEDGLCVLDYAMHTLSSYAYQSIITFGGCCDDFMVVASQQKEPGGETKGVTKLLFAMTRPKILELTLLMASYMNHRTPAAPCVSKQQWDVDARHFPAMNYTTQVPTLL